The Lentisphaera araneosa HTCC2155 genome includes the window TTTTAGTGTAAAATCTCCTTGGCCTAATCTTGAAATAAAAACAGAACTTGATAATAGAATATCTTATCAAGATAAAAAGACAGGATTAATAATATCATTTCACAAAAAAATTAAGGGGATATTTAAAGAAATTAGACAATGGGATAATAAATTTTATGGTGGCAAAGTATATAATCAGATATTAGATGAGAATGATGACTATACATTATATAAAAAACTTTGTAATATTAATCCAAATATAGGCCCCTACCTACTAAATTATACCGAACATAAAAAACTAGAAAAAATGTTTTTAATAAAAGAGGCTGTATATATTTATTTTACTAAATCTTCAGAATTTAAAACTCCAAATATTTATGGAATCCAATTTGGAGATATAGATACAAAACCACGTGTAGAAATCGTATTAATGAACAATAACTCTGTTGAACAGTGTATAATTTTCTTCAAAAAAAATATGAAAGAAGGTTATTCTATTAACCAAGAAGAAATTAATTATTTCCTCAAGCACTTCAAATTAAATGACTAATACCTAACCAAGGATCGGAGTTGAGATTCTCGTACCTCGAATCCAACTCAATCCAGACGTTATACGGTAATAAAAATGAACGATTTATCAAACAATTATTCTCTCACAAAGTGGGTCAAGAATCTCAGTTTTAATTTAAGAGTTGATTTAAGCCTCAGAAATATAAAACTTCTTTTAAAACTCAGTTCATTTATAATTATATTTTTTTATCTTATAAATTTATCTCAAAATCAAAGAATTATTGCAGATAAAAATTTTGATGAAAAACAACTTATTATTTCTGAAGATACAAATATTGAAGTAAAAGAAGTTAGAGAAAATAAAGTAATAGTTTTATCCAAAAAAATGAATTGGTCATCTATTATATTTATAATCATTTCTATTAGTTTTATTATTCTCATCCAAAAAAATAAAACAGAAAATGATCAGCATTAATCGTATAACAAACGGATCGATCTGATACTTTCGTTATGAGTCACATTTTAGATAGAAAGTACAAATCATCCTAGACGTTAGATCAGAATAAAATTCATAAGAATTGATGGAAATTCGCATCTTAAAAAGCGACTCACTTTATTCTTGGAATCACAGAATTAAGCTGAGTAAATGCGAACTCAGCAATTCACCAGAAGAAACGCAAACTGTGCATCGAATACGATTCCAAGTAGATGCGAAGTCAGCAAATAAAAAGAAAAATTAGTCTAATTATCAACAGTAAAAAAGAAAAGATCTAACAAACGGATCGATCTGATACTTTCGTTATGAGTCAAATTTCAGATAGAAAGTACAAATCATCCTAGACGTTAGCTCATAATAATGAAAACTCTTAAAAAAGCATTTTGGTTTATACTCAACTCTTTGTTTTTCAGTCAACATTCTATCAAAGAAATACAGGATGAAAAATTGAAAGAAAACAAAAAGAAAAAATTGAAAGAAAATAAAGAATAATAGAAAAGAGCTAACAAGAAACTGGAGTTGATACTTTCGTTGTGAGTCAAAATTTAGATAGAAAGTACGAACTCAGTTTAGACGTTAGAGCAGAATTAATATAAATATGAAAACAGTAATTATCACAATCTTATCAGTTCTTTTTACTAGTTGTAGCACTCACGAAATGAAGATGAAAAGCTCTTCAATGGAGCCGACAATTACGAAAGGGTCTATAGTCACTCTTACAAAAAATTATAATGAAGTAAATAGATTTGACATCATGGTGTTTAACCCTTACCAATTCCCTGAAAATTACTTTATTTTCAGAGTAATAGGACTTCCTGGAGAACATATAAAATTAGAAGGTGAATCAGTTTATATAAATGGTAAAAACTTAGATATTCCTAACGATCTAAAATATGTTGAATTAGAAGCAAAATTTAATAATATCACACTGAAAGAAAATGAATTCTATTTAATGGGAGATAATACAACTAATAGTAATGATTCACGATTTTTAGGCCCTATAAGAACAAATCAATTTGTATCTAAACTAAAGAAATCAAAAGCTCTAACCAACGAATCGAACTGATACCTTCGTATGTCATGTAACATGTTATTAGATAAATCTTTAAGTAGAAACATGTTTCACGCCAAACTCGGTACACCTCATTCTGGATGTTCTACTAAAAAAGAAAAATCATGAAAACAATAATAATTACTATCATATTTTTGATTAATACACTTCTCCTTGCTAGTGACATAGACTCTTCAAAAGAAGTGAAACATGTGGATGAAGAAATTTATGAAATTGAGGGAGACTTTTATGAAAAGATCCGTCAAATCGAACACGAATATAGGAAAGATTTTACAAAAATCTTATTAGGTGCAGATAAAGTAGAAATTTTTATAGTTAAATTTGATGAACTTAAGACAATCAATAACAATATTGATGAAGAAAAATTCATGAAAACTCTATCTAATAAACAGACAGAAATTTTACAAAAAAAAATATTATCCAAAGATGAAATAAATTTAGTTTTAACAACGTTATCCAAACAGATTAAATCACCTGAAAACGAAAACCATATTGATTGTCATTATCCAATTCACGGAATGAAAATTCATAAACAAGATGTATTAATTTTTGAATCAACATTTTGTTGGTTTTGTAGTAATTTTGATTTCAAATATCCCATTGGCAATGGAACCTTGCAAACAACTGAAGAAATGGAAAGAATATTCAAAAAATTATTACCGATTCCTCAATCAGAAATAGATAGATTCAACAAACAATTTAAAAAGAAAAAGTAGAACCATGAGCTGCAGTGAAGATTCTCGCCAAGGCTCAAATCTCACTAATCTCGGTCGTTAGTTTGTAATAAAATTAAAAACAAATTGTAGAAATGAGAGTCCAAATAAATCGCAGATGCACGAAGTTAGAATTATCTGAAGTAAGATGATTTTAGAACAAAATCAGATCTGAATTCATTATCTCAAATGAAAGAATTTTATAAATATAGAAATCAGAAATAAAAGACAAAAACTAACAAACGGATCGATCTGATACTTTCGTTGTGAGTCACAATTTAGATAGAAAGTACAAATCATCCTGGACGTTAGATCAAAATAAAATTCATAAGAATTGATGGAAATTCGCATCTTAAAAAGCAACTTACTTTATTCTTGGAATCACAGAATTAAGCTGAGTAAATGCGAACTCAGCAATTCACCAGAAGTGAACGCAAACTGTGCATCAAATACGATTCCAAGTATATGCGGAATCTGCAATAAAAAAGAAAAATTAGTCTTATTATCAACAGTAAAAAAGAAAAGATCTAACAAATCACTGGAGTAGATACTTTCGTTTGGAGTCAAATTTTAAATAGAAAGTACTACTCAGTTCAGACGTTAGTGCATAATAAAATATGAAATTCACAGCAGATAAAACCCTCTTCCTCAAAGCTAATATAAAGTCAGCGCTTTTTGGTTCTTTTAGCTATATATTCTATTTCTATTTCATAACAGTTAATAACCCATCCATTGACAATATTGATATAGCATTTATGTGTTTCATCTTATCGGGACCAATATTTCTTATACTAGATTTAAACAGAAAACATAAATCTGTTATTTTACCCACAGTTTTGATTAATGATGATTTTATTTCCAAAGGTAAATTTCATACGATAAACATTAATGATATCAACATATTTGATTCTACTATCAATCATAAATCAATTGTTCTAATTCATAAACAAGATACTTGGAAAAACAAAGTGTGTATCGATCCCAAAATTTATAAAGAAAACATATCTGAACTAATAAAAAAACGAATAGAAGATAAGCACTAACCAAGGATCGGAGTTGAGATTCTCGTTCCTCGAATCCAACTCAATCCAGACGTTAGTCTGTAAATATACATGAAAATTCTTGGAGCCACATTAATCATTATCGGTTCAATATTTGGTGGTATTGGAATCATAAAACAATTCATTTCAACTATGTCCAATGAACCAATACAATTTGAAGAGCAGATGAAATCATTTGCTTTTTATTTTGGTTCATTTTGGGTTCTTTTCTTCACAGGTGGAGCACTATTAAAAAGAAAAATTATTTTAGAAACACCAAATCAATACAAACCTATTGAAAGCAATAGGAAAACTATAATCATCTACACATTGTCTATAATTCTAGGGTGTATAATCTTAAATTATGGAATACAAAAATAAATAGAAATAAAAGACTAACCAACGAATCGAGCTGATACCTTCGTATG containing:
- the lepB gene encoding signal peptidase I, which produces MKTVIITILSVLFTSCSTHEMKMKSSSMEPTITKGSIVTLTKNYNEVNRFDIMVFNPYQFPENYFIFRVIGLPGEHIKLEGESVYINGKNLDIPNDLKYVELEAKFNNITLKENEFYLMGDNTTNSNDSRFLGPIRTNQFVSKLKKSKALTNESN